The following coding sequences are from one Candidatus Fermentibacter sp. window:
- a CDS encoding CRISPR-associated endonuclease Cas3'', whose protein sequence is MTHFAHTKPGAPPSEWQSLDSHLSNVAHLSADWASCFDSEDWAWTAGWLHDLGKASAAFQHYLESSNDSVMESGRRASSFADPDYDSTTGKGRVNHSAAGAAFAEETMPLPVSRVLAYLCAGHHSGLADYFASETSRACLKERLKEGQKLLSAIDSGLDSIRDSTKMNLKCPSFVNSRNLHLWIRMLFSCLVDADRLDTEAFCSPDSAARRRGFAGLEDLKHDLDAHLELFKSDTQVNLIRKDVLAWCREKAQLPPGLFSLNVPTGGGKTLSGMAFALDHAVRYSKRRIIYVIPYTTIIEQTASVLRSISPRWEYSIIEHHSSFDPKRSTPEFDLAAENWDVPIVLTTNVQFFESLFSARPAACRKLHNLVDSVVILDEAQLITPEKLTPCVWAMNELVRNYGVTMLLSTATQPPLPKLTTAHEIVPDPALLHRLLRRTSITMPASLSGSPTSWPVLAAELAEHPQVLCVVNSRRDAYEIWRELRQLLPSDEEPFHLSTLLCGEHRSKTVSEIRRRLDRDERVRVISTQLIEAGVDLDFPVVYRAAAGLDSIAQAAGRCNREGRLGTGRGMVKVFVSPGRIPRGLLSSGYTSMIEIASLEGFDPSEPQWYTRYFEQFYSRLNDTGARFMQGLQKDAADFVISFRSVGDSFRLVDEDSRPLLVHYGEGSELIDQLERFGPNRDLLRKLQRHTVSLQSWLFEKEQRNIREIVDGFDCWNGPSGPQIDVDLFKETFFSEETVF, encoded by the coding sequence TTGACTCACTTCGCCCATACGAAGCCGGGTGCGCCTCCCTCGGAATGGCAATCCCTCGATTCCCACCTCTCAAATGTTGCCCATCTTTCCGCCGACTGGGCATCGTGCTTCGACTCGGAGGACTGGGCATGGACTGCCGGCTGGCTACACGATCTTGGGAAGGCCTCTGCAGCCTTCCAGCACTATCTAGAGTCTTCGAACGATTCTGTAATGGAATCGGGCAGACGCGCTTCGTCATTCGCAGACCCCGATTATGACAGCACCACGGGCAAGGGCAGGGTGAACCATTCTGCGGCAGGAGCGGCCTTCGCGGAAGAAACGATGCCCTTACCGGTTAGCCGGGTGCTTGCCTATCTCTGCGCCGGTCATCACTCGGGGTTGGCTGATTACTTCGCATCAGAAACCAGTCGGGCCTGCCTCAAAGAGAGACTGAAGGAGGGGCAGAAACTCCTTTCTGCGATCGATTCAGGGCTGGACAGCATACGCGATTCGACGAAAATGAATCTGAAGTGCCCTTCCTTCGTGAATTCAAGGAATCTCCATCTCTGGATCAGGATGCTCTTCTCCTGCCTCGTCGATGCCGACAGGCTAGATACCGAAGCTTTCTGCAGCCCTGATTCCGCTGCGCGTAGAAGAGGCTTTGCCGGTCTCGAAGACCTGAAGCACGATCTCGATGCTCATCTCGAGCTATTCAAATCCGACACTCAGGTGAACCTGATCCGGAAGGATGTTCTGGCCTGGTGCCGCGAGAAGGCTCAGCTTCCTCCGGGCTTGTTCTCCCTGAACGTTCCCACCGGAGGAGGCAAGACCCTTTCCGGGATGGCGTTCGCGCTCGATCACGCCGTCAGGTACTCCAAGCGAAGAATCATCTATGTCATCCCGTATACGACAATCATCGAGCAGACGGCCTCAGTCCTCAGATCGATCTCGCCCCGCTGGGAGTACAGCATCATCGAGCATCACTCCAGCTTCGATCCGAAGCGGAGCACACCGGAGTTCGATCTGGCTGCGGAGAACTGGGATGTCCCCATAGTTCTCACTACCAATGTCCAGTTCTTCGAATCCCTCTTCTCCGCCAGACCTGCCGCCTGCCGCAAGCTCCACAACCTCGTCGACAGTGTTGTGATACTGGACGAGGCACAGCTCATCACGCCGGAAAAGCTCACGCCCTGCGTGTGGGCGATGAACGAGCTTGTCAGGAACTACGGTGTGACGATGCTCCTTTCCACTGCTACACAGCCGCCTCTTCCGAAGCTCACCACAGCCCATGAGATAGTACCTGATCCTGCGTTGCTGCACAGGTTGCTCAGGAGGACATCGATCACCATGCCAGCCTCTCTGAGCGGATCTCCGACTTCATGGCCCGTGCTGGCAGCCGAACTTGCTGAGCATCCCCAGGTACTATGCGTCGTCAACTCCAGGCGCGATGCGTACGAGATATGGCGTGAACTCAGGCAGCTGCTCCCGTCTGACGAGGAGCCCTTCCATCTCTCGACGCTTCTGTGCGGCGAGCACAGGTCGAAAACGGTCTCCGAGATCAGAAGAAGGCTCGACAGAGACGAGAGAGTTCGCGTCATCAGCACCCAACTGATCGAGGCCGGGGTTGATCTCGACTTCCCAGTAGTCTATCGGGCGGCAGCCGGTCTCGACTCGATCGCCCAGGCGGCGGGCAGATGCAACCGGGAGGGCAGACTCGGCACGGGGAGGGGCATGGTGAAGGTCTTCGTCTCGCCGGGCCGGATACCCCGGGGGCTGCTCTCGTCCGGTTATACCTCGATGATCGAGATCGCCTCGCTCGAGGGCTTCGATCCCTCCGAGCCGCAATGGTACACCCGGTATTTCGAGCAATTCTACTCTCGGCTCAACGACACAGGAGCCCGATTCATGCAAGGTCTTCAAAAGGATGCAGCCGATTTTGTCATCAGTTTTCGGTCGGTTGGCGATTCCTTCAGGCTTGTCGACGAGGACAGCAGGCCGTTGCTCGTTCATTACGGCGAAGGTTCGGAATTGATCGATCAACTCGAGCGATTCGGCCCGAATCGTGATCTCCTAAGGAAGCTTCAGCGTCATACCGTTTCCTTGCAGAGCTGGCTGTTCGAGAAGGAGCAGAGAAACATCAGGGAAATCGTCGATGGCTTCGACTGCTGGAACGGTCCATCCGGACCCCAGATCGACGTCGACCTGTTCAAGGAGACCTTTTTTTCGGAAGAAACGGTTTTCTGA
- a CDS encoding YdeI/OmpD-associated family protein, with amino-acid sequence MKEELQFASRQEFREWLSSNDSGDGVWLLFVKDGSSPAITPAEALEEALCFGWIDGQIRRIDGSRYGKYFSPRRKGSRWSDRNRKLAERLIREGLMTARGFEAIERARRDGAWDAVQDRTVPEERFDEFEVLIGRSADALANFRAMPRSTRRQFVGLYLEAKKEETRARRLVSLIDLLERNRKPM; translated from the coding sequence ATGAAGGAAGAGCTGCAGTTTGCATCGAGGCAGGAGTTCAGGGAATGGCTCTCCTCGAACGACTCGGGCGATGGAGTGTGGCTTCTCTTCGTGAAGGACGGCTCGTCGCCGGCCATCACGCCTGCGGAAGCCCTCGAGGAGGCTCTCTGCTTCGGCTGGATCGACGGCCAGATCAGGAGGATCGACGGGTCGAGATACGGGAAGTACTTCTCCCCGAGGCGGAAGGGCAGCCGCTGGTCCGACAGGAACAGGAAGCTGGCGGAGAGGCTCATCCGTGAAGGGCTCATGACCGCGAGAGGATTCGAAGCGATCGAGCGGGCCAGGCGGGACGGGGCCTGGGACGCCGTTCAGGACAGGACCGTACCGGAAGAGCGCTTCGACGAGTTCGAGGTGCTCATCGGCAGGAGCGCTGACGCCCTTGCGAACTTCAGGGCCATGCCGCGGTCGACCAGGCGTCAGTTCGTCGGCCTGTACCTCGAGGCGAAGAAGGAGGAGACCAGGGCGAGGAGGCTGGTCAGCCTGATCGACCTGCTGGAGCGGAACAGGAAGCCCATGTAG
- a CDS encoding immune inhibitor A — MPWLNERPSSGTAISDGTPAAPLSASAEMSLCVIRVDFVEDFTPLTSGDGKFLTGHDTGYTQGLADDVASWLLDVSYGDLELTCDVYPDQGAYHMPHQMSWYGADSAWAAGCCLLLRDAVEAADPGIDFSQYQSVMVVHAGSGQEADILGDSPGDLHSVFLTLADLTFYLPEGGSGYQGIHTDDGVFVQEGLIVPEQETQDGYGLGVLGTMVHEFMHQLGLPDLYDTQSGGVGVGGWDIMGYGQWMNSGFWPTGPGAWCSVRLGWTQVVDASGGGTWDLEPGGEALKVDLSGSEYLLVENRLRDPDGDGLCGEHERDYALPGSGILVWHVDAGVVSANTPTNTVNTDPEHKGVDLEEADGIQDFDYSLPDVFGIMGSEYDPFFSGGYSDFFGPSTVPSSETSWGGATGVSVSVGSAPGASMQVTVDPVAMAYGWPVQTGPLAGGPWRWNTADGPLLLFRSTTGLLWRVDPEAPQEPVTAVALGVTAAPAIAPLSGAADDMVWLGDDGEVHLLGPDGTERPGWPVMATGMPVRCAILAEPGLVMVATDKNVIHLFGTDGDPVEGWPVSVSEYPDGLAACADGGSPRLLAASTAGGRVYAWDPGGEALEGWPVEAPGGAPVSPPLVCDMDRDGTVEVAVLCGGMLSCFSSVGAMEPGFPVQTGSEPMGAPWLCDPDSDGMIDIGIETASGIEIHEASGALLLDWPEIYEGDPSEGWSQSASGCGGSGFVAHFSRDGRLFLRSGSGEVLPGFPRSTGDDPLGAPLPVDFDGNGWYGVVACDRSGWIGFWDDAVQIQGWFPGLDFSGAGCWPENLLPALSPGSGGVTSGSFFVYPNPVRDGDATIRFEPGSDCRYGIDVFNVAGEIVSSFSGECTGGLACEVPWDTSDLSPGLYFVCLDAGGEEMLFHAAVTGRR; from the coding sequence GTGCCCTGGCTCAACGAGAGGCCGTCATCGGGCACGGCCATCTCCGACGGCACGCCCGCGGCGCCGTTGTCAGCCTCGGCGGAGATGTCGCTCTGCGTCATCAGGGTGGACTTCGTGGAGGATTTCACTCCGCTCACCTCCGGCGACGGAAAGTTCCTCACCGGGCACGACACCGGCTACACCCAGGGCCTTGCGGACGACGTCGCATCCTGGCTCCTGGACGTCTCCTACGGCGACCTGGAGCTCACCTGCGACGTGTACCCGGATCAGGGCGCATACCACATGCCGCACCAGATGTCATGGTACGGCGCCGATTCGGCCTGGGCGGCCGGGTGCTGCCTCCTCCTGCGCGACGCCGTGGAGGCCGCCGACCCCGGCATAGACTTCTCGCAGTACCAGTCCGTCATGGTGGTACACGCGGGTTCGGGGCAGGAGGCGGACATCCTGGGCGACAGCCCGGGCGACCTCCACTCGGTCTTCCTCACTCTCGCCGATCTGACCTTCTACCTGCCCGAGGGCGGCTCCGGGTACCAGGGCATCCACACGGACGACGGAGTCTTCGTCCAGGAGGGCCTGATCGTCCCCGAGCAGGAAACCCAGGACGGATACGGCCTCGGCGTCCTCGGCACGATGGTGCACGAGTTCATGCACCAGCTCGGTCTCCCCGACCTGTACGACACCCAGTCCGGAGGAGTCGGGGTAGGCGGCTGGGACATCATGGGCTACGGCCAGTGGATGAACAGCGGCTTCTGGCCCACCGGGCCCGGCGCCTGGTGCAGTGTGAGGCTCGGATGGACCCAGGTTGTCGACGCTTCCGGAGGCGGGACATGGGATCTCGAACCCGGGGGCGAAGCCCTGAAGGTGGATCTCTCCGGCAGCGAATACCTCCTCGTCGAGAACCGCCTCCGCGATCCCGACGGCGACGGTCTCTGCGGCGAGCACGAGAGGGACTACGCCCTCCCCGGCTCCGGGATACTCGTCTGGCACGTGGATGCCGGGGTGGTGTCGGCGAACACTCCCACGAACACGGTCAACACCGATCCTGAACACAAGGGCGTCGACCTCGAGGAGGCCGACGGCATACAGGACTTCGACTACTCCCTGCCTGACGTCTTCGGCATCATGGGCAGCGAGTACGATCCTTTCTTCTCGGGCGGCTACTCCGACTTCTTCGGTCCCTCGACCGTTCCTTCGAGCGAAACGAGCTGGGGCGGCGCCACCGGCGTCTCCGTCTCGGTCGGATCGGCGCCCGGCGCCTCGATGCAGGTGACCGTCGACCCCGTCGCCATGGCCTATGGATGGCCGGTGCAGACCGGTCCGCTGGCCGGCGGACCCTGGCGGTGGAACACTGCCGACGGGCCCCTCCTTCTCTTCAGATCCACCACCGGGCTCCTGTGGAGGGTGGATCCCGAGGCTCCGCAGGAACCCGTGACGGCCGTCGCCCTGGGGGTGACGGCGGCGCCCGCCATCGCCCCCCTGTCCGGCGCTGCGGACGACATGGTCTGGCTCGGTGACGACGGAGAGGTCCATCTCCTGGGTCCCGACGGCACGGAGAGACCGGGCTGGCCGGTCATGGCGACGGGCATGCCCGTCCGCTGCGCGATTCTGGCGGAGCCCGGGCTGGTGATGGTGGCCACCGACAAGAACGTGATCCACCTGTTCGGGACGGACGGCGATCCCGTCGAGGGCTGGCCCGTATCCGTCTCGGAGTACCCGGATGGCCTTGCAGCCTGTGCCGACGGGGGATCTCCCCGGCTTCTCGCAGCTTCCACCGCAGGCGGGAGGGTCTACGCCTGGGATCCCGGCGGCGAGGCGCTCGAAGGCTGGCCCGTCGAGGCCCCGGGCGGTGCACCGGTCTCCCCCCCTCTGGTCTGCGACATGGACAGGGACGGCACGGTGGAGGTGGCGGTGCTGTGCGGCGGCATGCTCTCGTGCTTCTCGTCCGTCGGGGCGATGGAGCCCGGCTTCCCCGTGCAGACCGGATCGGAGCCCATGGGTGCGCCGTGGCTCTGCGATCCCGATTCCGACGGGATGATCGACATCGGGATAGAGACCGCCTCGGGGATCGAGATCCACGAAGCTTCCGGCGCCCTCCTCCTCGACTGGCCCGAGATCTACGAGGGCGATCCCTCCGAGGGATGGTCACAATCCGCCTCGGGCTGCGGCGGATCGGGCTTCGTGGCCCACTTCTCACGGGACGGCCGCCTCTTCCTGCGCAGCGGCTCGGGCGAGGTGCTCCCGGGCTTCCCGAGATCGACTGGTGACGACCCTCTGGGTGCACCGCTCCCGGTCGACTTCGACGGGAACGGCTGGTATGGCGTCGTCGCATGCGACAGATCGGGATGGATAGGCTTCTGGGACGACGCCGTCCAGATCCAGGGCTGGTTCCCCGGGCTGGATTTCAGCGGCGCCGGCTGCTGGCCGGAGAACCTCCTCCCCGCGCTCTCGCCCGGCTCCGGGGGCGTCACCTCCGGCAGCTTCTTCGTGTATCCCAACCCCGTGAGGGACGGCGACGCGACGATACGGTTCGAACCCGGCTCCGACTGCCGGTACGGGATAGATGTCTTCAACGTGGCTGGCGAGATCGTCTCCTCCTTCTCGGGCGAATGCACGGGCGGGCTGGCATGCGAGGTGCCCTGGGACACCTCCGACCTCTCGCCTGGGCTCTACTTCGTGTGCCTCGACGCAGGGGGCGAGGAGATGCTCTTCCACGCGGCCGTGACCGGCCGCAGGTAG